From Aquila chrysaetos chrysaetos chromosome 3, bAquChr1.4, whole genome shotgun sequence, the proteins below share one genomic window:
- the LOC115339805 gene encoding uncharacterized protein LOC115339805: MVGIATATFLHAAQCNIVWWCGRWTPEEGRARRSPAAGTPSGGPLGCRAAAGVVNQAVTSRRTATSQHQGRTAPRFDRRPERSRGSRGQAGDVEHLLAASAQAQTCKGNQVLNSYLGTSLPLKSEIEVRPLNISVGLAPRPCLAVQCRAELQQARGSAVSNTVTACLHAV; the protein is encoded by the coding sequence CGTGTGGTGGTGTGGAAGATGGACCCCGGAGGAGGGCAGAGCACGGaggagcccggcggcggggaccCCATCCGGGGGACCCCTTGGGTGCCGTGCAGCAGCTGGTGTTGTGAATCAGGCCGTCACCAGTCGGAGAACGGCTACTTCACAACACCAGGGTCGCACCGCACCACGGTTCGACCGCCGGCCGGAGAGGAGCAGAGGTTCCCGCGGGCAGGCAGGGGATGTGGAACACCTCCTGGCTGCCTCTGCCCAAGCCCAGACCTGCAAAGGTAATCAGGTGCTCAACTCCTATTTAGGCACCAGCCTCCCACTGAAGTCTGAAATAGAAGTTAGGCCCCTAAATATCTCTGTGGGTCTGGCCCCGAGACCCTGCCTTGCTgtgcagtgcagagcagagcttCAGCAGGCACGGGGCAGTGCTGTCAGCAACACGGTCACTGCCTGTTTGCATGCGGTGTGA